CTGTAATTGCAACACAATTTGATCCGCAAAGTAGCCTTTAGCAATGGCGCCTAAGTCTAACACCATGCCTGGTTGTTGCAAATAAACAGTCTGTCGAACAGAATCTAACTTAACTTGATTAGGATCCATCAAGGCTAGGCACGCCTGAATACGCGTTGAACTAGGCACTTGCTGCCCGCCAAATCCAATCCGCCATAACTTGACTAACGGTCCAATCAACACGTTAAAACTAGCCGGATATTGGCGTGTATAGGCTAGTGCCGCCTCAATTAATTGAAACCCCGGAGCACTGATTGCAACCGGCTGCTGACCGGCTTGTCGATTAATTGCACTTAATTCCGAATCTGGCCGATTCATCGAAAAGACTTGGTCCATCCGTTGCAAATAGTCATAAACAGCTTCAACAACCGGTTGATTCCGTTCAAATAACGTAATTGAGATAACCGTGCCCATTAACGTAAACTGGGAAACGTATTTTTTATGTGCCTGATGCGATTCCGTCAATGGTCACAGCTCCTTTTTTATTTAGCTTAACTTCAAATCTGTTAACGTTGGCCGTAACCGGTCCAAGGCAATCTGCCCAGGAGCTGAGGCGGCACCAACTGTCGCAAAGGATAAACAAGAACCAAAGACTTCTCCCGCTAGGCGTGATACTTTACCAAGATCACCCATGGACATGGTAATCACTGGTTGAGTCAGACTTTGATGCGCTTCGTTAGTCGCTGCTAGTAAGGTTAACACATCATTTGATGTTTGTGGCATGACCGCCATCTTCGCAATGTCTGCGCCAAAAGCCACCATACTGGTCAGCCGTTCCACAATATCAGCTTGCGCTGGCGTCTTGTCAAAATCGTGATTACTCATAATAACGACAACCTTTTGCGCATGTGCTTGGTCAACTAATTGTTTCACATCAGCTTCATCATGATACCGTTCAATATCTAGCGCATCCGTAAAATGACCCGCTAATACCGTCGCATTAACTTTGAAGTAAGCGACATCGCTTAACGCCAATTCGCCACCTTCGCCTTGCGTTCTAAACGTGGTTAACAGGGCTAAATCGCCTAACGCCTGACGTAACTGTTGACCCATTTGTGTTAATTGGTCTGGTTGCGTAACACCTTCATAAAAATCAATGCGCCATTCAACTAAATCTGGCTGGGCCGCTTTAATCGCTGGCACGGCCGCAAGAATTTCAGCCGTGGTTTTACCCGTAATTGGGACCGCAATTTTAGGCCGGCCAGCACCTAAGGTTAAGTGCCGTAATTTAACGATTTTTTGCATGATTGAGACTGGCTCCTTTCTGAGTGGGTTTGCCAAATAAATGATAATAACGAATCGTTATTAAGACCGCTAAGATAAAACCAATCAGCGCAATAATAACATCAAACAAAAAGATATTAGCTAAACTATCAGCCATCATTCCAGTAACTAGCGGAATTGTAAAGGAAGCAATTGAACCAGCCGTATAAAAGGCTCCGGTAATTGTTCCCTTACCTTGTGGGAAGAAGGTCGACATAACCGTTAATCCTAATTGCATGACCCCACCGGCAGCTGAGAAACCAATGACAAATGACATAATTGAACACATCATCGCCGTTGGGAATAAGTACATCAATAAAAGGGATAAAAATGACATTAACGTATAAATACCTAAAAATTGAATTTCTTTCACGGCGCGTTTGGCCAAAGCCGCGGTTACTAAGACACACACAATTGAGCCGATACTATAGTAACTAATTAATGCCCGTGACCCAGTGTCACCCATGCCAGCAACATGCGTCCCATACTGACTTAACCATTGGCTAACAAGATAAAAAGTGGCTTGTGAGACATAACCATAGAGGATAAACAAGGTGCCATCAAACCATAAACTACCTTTAGGTTTAGCAGCTGTTTCAGCTTTAGTGGCAGTAGTCGTCGCGGTACTAGCCTGATTGGCAACTGGAAATTTTCCAGAAACTAATAAGAAAATCAAGTTAATGACTAAGACAACGATACACAGAATAAATGACCAACCATACCAATACTTACCAGCAACTAAAAAGCTAACCAATAAGGGTAATCCAAATTGTCCAACTGAGATGAATGCTTTAATAATGACATTTGCGGTTCCTTTAGCATTCGGAAACATCTCCATTAAAGCGGGATAAGTCCCAGAATCTAAGAACGAGTTAGCGATCCCTGCTAGAATCCCAAAAATATATGCGATTGAGATTGACGGACTCATTAAGATCCCCACAAAGAACAGCAAATAGGTAATGACCCCTAAAACAACGAATGGCTTACGACCAAATTTATCTGATAAAAATCCTGAAACCAATAAGACAATTAAGCGACCAATTCCTAATGAAGAAATGACGACCGCGACACCGCCCGTATTGGTATGCCACTGTCCAGCCAATGAATCCATGTTTTGGGCTAAAATAATGACCCCAATCCCATGAATAAAGTAGTTTAGGTATAGGCTAATTGCGGTTGGCATATACTTATTTTTCATAATATCCTCCTAAGCGCAACTTTTACTTATGGTCAACAGCATCTTCATCAAATAAAATATGGCGAATATAATCAACTGGCATTTCTTTACCCGTCCATAATTTAAAGGCTGCGGCGCCTTGTTCAAGCATCATACCTAAACCGTTAAAGACATGTTCAACCCCAGCTGCTTGGGCAACTTTCATGAGTTTAGTTGTCCGTGGCGCATAAACTGTATCAAAGACAATCAAGTCCTTACGCAACCAACTTGGATCATCAATTAGTGTCTTATCTTCCAAAGGCTTCATCCCAACCCCAGTTGAATCGGTATAAATATCAGAACTTTGAATTTCTTGTTTGAAATCAGCCCGATTTTCAAGTTCATGTAAGGTTGCTTTGCAATCGGTCCGTTCATTAATTAACTTAACATTACGTTCTGCATTTTCCCAAGAAGCATCATGCATATTAAAGATCGACATTTCTTTAACACCATCTAAAGCTGCTTGAACAGCAATTGCGGTACCAGCACCACCGGCCCCAGCTAAAGTCATCTTTTGACCACGAATATCAATACCTTCATCTGCCAAAGACTTCATAAAACCAATGCCATCAGTTGTATATCCAGTTAACACGCCATTATCATTGACAACTGTATTAACTGCCCCAACCATTTCAGCGGCAGGATCTAATTTATCTAACAATGGAATAACTTTTTGTTTATTAGGCATTGAAATATTAGACCCACGCATATCTAAAGTTCTAATTGATTGAATCGCACTTGGTAACGTCTCATTTGTCACTTCAAATGCTAAGTAAGCATAATTCAAGCCTAGTTTAGCAAAAGCATTGTTATGCATCGTTGGTGACATTGAATGTCTAATTGGATAAGCCATCAAGCCGATTAATAATGTATGTCCGTCAATTCGTTCTGTCATAATAATTCACTCCTAAATATAATTTATAATATTTTGTTACTCA
This region of Lactobacillus sp. CBA3605 genomic DNA includes:
- the aroD gene encoding type I 3-dehydroquinate dehydratase; the protein is MQKIVKLRHLTLGAGRPKIAVPITGKTTAEILAAVPAIKAAQPDLVEWRIDFYEGVTQPDQLTQMGQQLRQALGDLALLTTFRTQGEGGELALSDVAYFKVNATVLAGHFTDALDIERYHDEADVKQLVDQAHAQKVVVIMSNHDFDKTPAQADIVERLTSMVAFGADIAKMAVMPQTSNDVLTLLAATNEAHQSLTQPVITMSMGDLGKVSRLAGEVFGSCLSFATVGAASAPGQIALDRLRPTLTDLKLS
- a CDS encoding MFS transporter; translated protein: MKNKYMPTAISLYLNYFIHGIGVIILAQNMDSLAGQWHTNTGGVAVVISSLGIGRLIVLLVSGFLSDKFGRKPFVVLGVITYLLFFVGILMSPSISIAYIFGILAGIANSFLDSGTYPALMEMFPNAKGTANVIIKAFISVGQFGLPLLVSFLVAGKYWYGWSFILCIVVLVINLIFLLVSGKFPVANQASTATTTATKAETAAKPKGSLWFDGTLFILYGYVSQATFYLVSQWLSQYGTHVAGMGDTGSRALISYYSIGSIVCVLVTAALAKRAVKEIQFLGIYTLMSFLSLLLMYLFPTAMMCSIMSFVIGFSAAGGVMQLGLTVMSTFFPQGKGTITGAFYTAGSIASFTIPLVTGMMADSLANIFLFDVIIALIGFILAVLITIRYYHLFGKPTQKGASLNHAKNR
- a CDS encoding shikimate dehydrogenase; the encoded protein is MTERIDGHTLLIGLMAYPIRHSMSPTMHNNAFAKLGLNYAYLAFEVTNETLPSAIQSIRTLDMRGSNISMPNKQKVIPLLDKLDPAAEMVGAVNTVVNDNGVLTGYTTDGIGFMKSLADEGIDIRGQKMTLAGAGGAGTAIAVQAALDGVKEMSIFNMHDASWENAERNVKLINERTDCKATLHELENRADFKQEIQSSDIYTDSTGVGMKPLEDKTLIDDPSWLRKDLIVFDTVYAPRTTKLMKVAQAAGVEHVFNGLGMMLEQGAAAFKLWTGKEMPVDYIRHILFDEDAVDHK